The Mucilaginibacter sp. PAMB04168 genome contains the following window.
AATAAATTTAAATTATTTCGGTAAATTTTTTTCGATCAAAGTTTGGATAATTCCGTCAGCCATTCCAACCGTAGGAACATAGATTTGTTTGATGTTGGCCCACTTCATTACAGTGGTATAAATCTCACATGCTGGGATGATTACGTCTGCCCTATCCTGGTTTAACTTTAGTACATTGATGCGATCCTTAAGAGAGTAAGATGACAGGAAACTGTACAGTGATTTCAGTTTGGCATAACTCATGGGTTCACCATCCTTCTCCTCACTTAGCTTAAACAGCTTATTGATGTTTCCGCCCGTGCCTACACCATAAACAATTTTGAAATGTTTGGTGTGCAGCCGTACAAAATCCTGCATCTCTTTCCAGGTTTCATCTTTATCCTGGTTATCCAGTATACGTATGGTGCCAATATTAAATGACTGAGAAGCAATCAACTCACCCTCCGCAAATAACGACAACTCAGTGCTGCCGCCGCCCACGTCGATGTAAAGGTACGTCTTGCTCTCATCCAAGTCTATACCGGTATGGCTTGCATAGATTATGCTGGCCTCACGTTCGCCATGAATAATTTCCAAATCAAGATTGGCTTCCTCTTTAATTCTTGTAATTATTTCTGGACCGTTCCTGGCTTCGCGCATGGCCGATGTTGCACAAGCCATGTAATCGTTCACCTTATATACGTCCATCAGATTTTTAAATGCAGTCATCGTTTTTACCAGGTCATCAGCTTTCTTGTCTGATATATGCTGCTGCAAAAAAGCGTCGTCGCCCAGCCGTAAAGGCACCCTGATCAGCGTGTTCTTTTTAAATGTAACGTTGCCATCATTGTCGGTTGTGTCGGCTATTAGCAGTCGTACTGCGTTTGAACCAGTATCTATTGCGGCGTATCTCAATTTGTTAGGTTATTTAATTGTTTAAGATAATCATATATTTCTACCTGTGCCCGGTGATGTATATCGGTGCGGGTACGGTGGTATTTGTTAGTATTGGTCTTATTTATTTCGCGCGATTTAGTGTTATCCTGCAATTGTAAATTGATAATATCTCTTATTTGCTTCTGCAAGTCGAGATCATAAATTGGAAAGCCAACTTCGACGCGGTTATCAATGTTACGACTCATAAAATCTGCCGAAGTTAGGTAAATAAGCTCTTTACCGCCGTTAGCAAATATATGTACCCTGGCATGCTCCAAGTACTTGTCAACAATGCTGACTACTTTGATGTTTTTACTAAAGCCTTCAACACCGGGTACTAAGCAACACATTCCTCGTATAATTAACTGAATTTTAACGTTAGCATTACTGGCTTCATACAGTTTGGCAATTAACTGCTCGTCGGCCAGGCTGTTCATCTTTAAAACCATATAGGCGGGTTTGCCGGCTTTGGCATTTTTAATTTCTGTATCTATTAGTTTATATATTTCAGGACGCGAATCAACAGGTGACACAATCAGATGACTTAAGCCTTTTGGTAACGTTCCTTTATTGATGGCTCTAAACACTTGAACTAAATCGCCAGTTAATTTTTTGTTAGCGGTTAGTAAGGTGTGATCGGCATAAATTTGTGCTGTTTTCTCATTATAGTTGCCCGTTGATAAGCAAGCGTAATAGGCTGGTTTACCCTTTTCCATGCGGGTTATCATGCAAATTTTAGCATGTACTTTGTAACCGGGTATGCCGTGTATAACATTTATGCCCTCCTCTTCGAGCCGGCGCGTCCATTGAATGTTATTCTGTTCATCGAAACGGGCACGCAACTCTATCAGGCAATTTACTTTCTTACCATTTTGTACCGCATTAATTAGGGCATGCATAACCCGCGAGTCGCTGGCCAGGCGGTACACCGAAATGTTAATTTCGATCACTTTAGGGTCTATAGCCGCCTCGCGTAAAAAATGAATAACATAATCAAAAGACTGATATGGTGTGCTGATCAGATAATCCTTCGCTGCAATAAAATTGATTAAGCTTTTGCCGAAAGACAAACCATCAACCGGTAAAGATTTGGTGCGCTTGTATTCTAATTCCGCGCCGCCAACGTTCGGAAAATTAATAAAATCCTTAAAGTTATGGTATCGGTTGCCCGGTATCATATTCTCTATACCTAATCCTAACCTATGTTTTAAGTAAGCTACCATATCATCCTGCATGTCAGCATCATACAATAGCCTCATGGGCTTACCATTCCGGCGTTTTTGCAAGCTTTTGGCCAGCGCATCTATAAACTTACCGCTTACCTCCTTATCCAGGTCCAGCTCAGCATCACGAGTTAGCTGAATGGAGTAAGCCTCCATGCTATCATACTCAAATATGAAGAATATGTCCTCCAGGCTATAGCGTATAATATCGTCTATCAGGATTATAAATTTTAAATTATTGGTTTCGGGCAATATCAAAAAGCGCGATAAGTTACCAGGCAACTCAATTAGTGCTAAACGTGTTTTTTTGCCTTTGGTTAACTTAACAAAAAAATAAATAGCCCGGTCATGCAACTCTGGCATCGGCTTGTCTTCATCCAGCATTATAGGTACCAGCGTTGACAGTAACCGCTCGCGAAAATATTTTTTCACAAACGCACCCCGTGACACGTTCAGCTGCTTTTCGTTAAGGATGAATATTTTTTCTTCGGCCAGCTGCTTTACAATGATATTGTCGTACAGATTATTAAATTTTTTTTCCTGTTTTACAACCAGCGTTTTGATTTGATTAAGCACCTTTTTGGGATTGTAGCCCAATAATGCTTTTGACTTTTCATTAAGGTTAGATAAGCGGGTTAAAGTAGCTACACGTACCCGGTAAAACTCATCAAGGTTTGATGAAAAGATTGCCAAAAACTTTACTCGGTCTATAAGCGGAACCGTTATATCGGCCGCCTCTTGCAAAACCCGGTCGTTAAAATACAACCAGCTTATCTCGCGATTAATTAAAGGAATGTTTTTGTGCGCCATAAATAGACATTGCCAGGCAACGCATGTGTGTATGCAAAACTGCTTATTTAGATGTTAAGTTAATATTAACTTCAATATTTTTAATGTGTTTTCGCTAATTGCTTTGCACAACACCTACATTTGCTTGTAAAACTAAACATATACCTATGCCCTCTTTTGATATTGTAAGTAAAATAGATGCGCAAACCTTAGATAATGCCATCAATAACGCTAAGAAAGAAATTTTGAACCGGTTTGATTTTAATGATTCAAAAAGCACTGTTGAACTGGATAAGAAAACGAATCATCTAACCATAGTAACGGAGAACGATATGCGGCTAAAGGCTATTCAGGATTCTATTATCAGCCGTATGGTAAAGCAACAGCTCGACCCTAAAGCGCTTGATTTTGGAAAAGAAGAATATGCTTCGGGTAACATGATACGCAAAGAAATAAGTATTAAGGAAGGAATAGATAAAGAAGTTGCCAAAAAAATCGTGAAGAAAATTAAAGATAGCGGTTTAAAAGTACAGGCGTCTATTATGGACGACCAAGTACGTGTACAAGCAAAAAAGATAGATGATTTGCAATCGGTTATTAGCCTTTGCCGCACCGAAGACTTTGGCCAGCCCCTGCAATACATTAACATGCGTAATTAAAAGAGAAAGGCCGCCATGCTTTTAAACATGACGGCCTTATCAAACCAAACCAACACTTAACTTATGAAAACAAATGGTTCAAATTACTTAACTGCTATTTCGCGAGCTTGTAATTTGGCTTCTTCTTTTTTAGCTACGGTCAACTTAAGTACGCCGTCAATATATTGTGCTTCAATGTTAGACTGATCTACACTTTCAGGTAAAGTGAATGAACGGCTGAATGAAGCATAGCTAAATTCTTTTTTTGTATAATTTTTAACTGGAGCGCTTTCTTCCTTTTTAGCCTCAGCAGCTACGGTCAAAAGATTTTTTTCCACGTTAATTTTGATATCCTCTTTTTTCAAACCGGGTACAGCCAATTCAATATCAAAGCCTGTTTCTGATTCAATGATATTTACAGAAGGCACTTTACTTACTGTAGCTGATGAAAAATACTGATCGTTAAACAATGAGTCAAACACATCAATAAAGCGTGGGGCTACTTGATTTCTTCTTGGTCCGTTGTTAAATTTTACTAAAGTCATTTTTATATCCTCCAAAAATTCGTTTTTTAATTATTTTCGTTGCTACATACTATACAAGCGTTATACCAACGCAAAAATTCGCGTTTTTAAAGACATAATGTCATTGAAAACAATATTATACAGACAATTTGACGCATAATGACCGAAGACTTAGCTAATTATAAATATCGAACAGTTATCCCCATACGTTTTTCAGATATCGACGCCTACGGAAATGTTAGCAACACCATCTACCTTAGCTATTTTGAAATAGCCCGATTGAGTTATTGGAAAGAAGTTGTTGACTGGGATTGGTCGAGTTATGGTGTAATATTAGGCCGTTCGGAGATCAATTACCTGAAGCCTATAAAAGTTGACGATCAAATTGCTTGTTACCTTCGTACCTCACGTATAGGCAACAGCAGTTTTGATGTAATTTATGTAGTGGTTAAAATTGGGCCCAATGGTGAGGAAGAAATTTGTACAACCGGTAAATCGGTTTGCATTAGTTACGATTATACTAACTACAAATCGGTACCTATTCCACAGCGCGAACGGCAGCGCATGATAGAGTATGACGAGCCAGGGCTTATTACCAACACAAATTAATTTGATCAGACAGATATTGTAACGCTTGAAGAACCAACGCTGCCCTTTAAGGGGGGATTGCGTTTTTTTACCTGCACATCCAGTTTTTGTATATATGGAAATTGCTGCATTATATCATCGGCTATGCCTTGAGCTACACTTTCAAGCAGCTGCCTTGTCAATTTCATTTGGCGTGTTGTTATTTCGTATAACTGCTCATAATTGAGCGTTTTCACAAGCTCATCTTCTATATTTTGAGCCACGGGATGAAAACTGGCTTCAATGTTTACAACAAAATAATTCCCTAAGATTTGTTCTTCTTTATAATATCCGTGCCGGGCAAAAAACTCGGCTTCGTGCAATCCAACTTTTATCATGAGGTGGTTAACTTGGTAAACAAAGGTATCTCAAATTATTTCAGGCTACCATTTAAATAAAATAATATTAAAAAATTCTAATTACTTATAGATGAATAAGTT
Protein-coding sequences here:
- a CDS encoding exopolyphosphatase, which produces MRYAAIDTGSNAVRLLIADTTDNDGNVTFKKNTLIRVPLRLGDDAFLQQHISDKKADDLVKTMTAFKNLMDVYKVNDYMACATSAMREARNGPEIITRIKEEANLDLEIIHGEREASIIYASHTGIDLDESKTYLYIDVGGGSTELSLFAEGELIASQSFNIGTIRILDNQDKDETWKEMQDFVRLHTKHFKIVYGVGTGGNINKLFKLSEEKDGEPMSYAKLKSLYSFLSSYSLKDRINVLKLNQDRADVIIPACEIYTTVMKWANIKQIYVPTVGMADGIIQTLIEKNLPK
- the ppk1 gene encoding polyphosphate kinase 1, producing MAHKNIPLINREISWLYFNDRVLQEAADITVPLIDRVKFLAIFSSNLDEFYRVRVATLTRLSNLNEKSKALLGYNPKKVLNQIKTLVVKQEKKFNNLYDNIIVKQLAEEKIFILNEKQLNVSRGAFVKKYFRERLLSTLVPIMLDEDKPMPELHDRAIYFFVKLTKGKKTRLALIELPGNLSRFLILPETNNLKFIILIDDIIRYSLEDIFFIFEYDSMEAYSIQLTRDAELDLDKEVSGKFIDALAKSLQKRRNGKPMRLLYDADMQDDMVAYLKHRLGLGIENMIPGNRYHNFKDFINFPNVGGAELEYKRTKSLPVDGLSFGKSLINFIAAKDYLISTPYQSFDYVIHFLREAAIDPKVIEINISVYRLASDSRVMHALINAVQNGKKVNCLIELRARFDEQNNIQWTRRLEEEGINVIHGIPGYKVHAKICMITRMEKGKPAYYACLSTGNYNEKTAQIYADHTLLTANKKLTGDLVQVFRAINKGTLPKGLSHLIVSPVDSRPEIYKLIDTEIKNAKAGKPAYMVLKMNSLADEQLIAKLYEASNANVKIQLIIRGMCCLVPGVEGFSKNIKVVSIVDKYLEHARVHIFANGGKELIYLTSADFMSRNIDNRVEVGFPIYDLDLQKQIRDIINLQLQDNTKSREINKTNTNKYHRTRTDIHHRAQVEIYDYLKQLNNLTN
- a CDS encoding YajQ family cyclic di-GMP-binding protein; translation: MPSFDIVSKIDAQTLDNAINNAKKEILNRFDFNDSKSTVELDKKTNHLTIVTENDMRLKAIQDSIISRMVKQQLDPKALDFGKEEYASGNMIRKEISIKEGIDKEVAKKIVKKIKDSGLKVQASIMDDQVRVQAKKIDDLQSVISLCRTEDFGQPLQYINMRN
- a CDS encoding Hsp20/alpha crystallin family protein, with protein sequence MTLVKFNNGPRRNQVAPRFIDVFDSLFNDQYFSSATVSKVPSVNIIESETGFDIELAVPGLKKEDIKINVEKNLLTVAAEAKKEESAPVKNYTKKEFSYASFSRSFTLPESVDQSNIEAQYIDGVLKLTVAKKEEAKLQAREIAVK
- a CDS encoding thioesterase family protein; amino-acid sequence: MTEDLANYKYRTVIPIRFSDIDAYGNVSNTIYLSYFEIARLSYWKEVVDWDWSSYGVILGRSEINYLKPIKVDDQIACYLRTSRIGNSSFDVIYVVVKIGPNGEEEICTTGKSVCISYDYTNYKSVPIPQRERQRMIEYDEPGLITNTN
- the folB gene encoding dihydroneopterin aldolase is translated as MIKVGLHEAEFFARHGYYKEEQILGNYFVVNIEASFHPVAQNIEDELVKTLNYEQLYEITTRQMKLTRQLLESVAQGIADDIMQQFPYIQKLDVQVKKRNPPLKGSVGSSSVTISV